The following DNA comes from Camelina sativa cultivar DH55 chromosome 14, Cs, whole genome shotgun sequence.
ATAGATTTACCTCTTGCCACttcactaaggtcacttcacatattaatataattcataGGATGAGAAAAGAGTAATCAAATTTCATGTGCATTGCATTTATCATTATGATTCTCATTCAATATTTGGTGTGCTCATTATATATGGTTCGCGTCACTTTAAATTGTTGCGCAATAActacatttgtttttctttctttctttctttttcttttttttttcatctttttgtgTGATCCACTTATTATGGACCATCTAGAGTTTATTTTTATCATGTTCACCCTAAAATGCAAATGCATATAGTAGATCCGCAATAAACATGTGTTTGAAACTTGTACGGTATAAACTGTTTCTCTCTATCATCTCGTTGTCAAGCTGGTCAAACAAGCCAAGCCCACTTTATACACCTAAGTTTCCAGCTACCCATCGCTTCATTTTCAAATCCAGTAATGGAATTCCAATTCAGAAATTTTATACCAAGATGAAAGATCATTAAACAAATCTAGACGTCAATAATTCTAGGCATGAAAGATTACAAATCTACATCTAAATCTATGAGAGTCTGCCtctaaaacccaaaagaatTGAAAATTCAAATACATAATATTTGCCACGGGACAAAAACAAACGACTTAATTTATATTGCCTCAGCAttaaatcatcaatcatcacatAAACCCAAACCCACCAACTTGCCCCGAATACCCAAACCCGACCGAGTTGTTAAACCCGAGACTGCTCTCGACCTCCTCCTCCGTCTTCAGGTAGCCACAATTGTACTCGAGACTTGGAACANAGATTAAGAATCTACATCTAAATCTATGAGAGTCTGCCtctaaaacccaaaagaatTGAAAATTCAAATACATAATATTTGCCACGGGACAAAAACAAACGACTTAATTTATATTGCCTCAGCAttaatcatcaatcatcacatAAACCCAAACCCACCAACTTGCCCCGAATACCCAAACCCGACCGAGTTGTTAAACCCGTGACTGCTCTCGACCTCCTCCTCCGTCTTCAGGTAGCCACAATTGTACTCGAGACTTGGAACAACATGACTCATTCCGAGTTCTGGTACGGAGTTATGCTCAACGTTACCAGTAAAACCACCCCAGTCGAAGCTCGGCGTATCCGCTAGACCGTTGAACCCGGTTTTCTCTTCGGTAAAGTCCGGTCTGAGCGTGGAGAACTGGTTTTGGTTAGAAAACTGGAAGTTTGTGTTGTCGATCTCATGATGAAACGAATCAAGAACGTCTTCAAAGTGAGAAGAAGACGACGTCGTTGATGAAGTACCATTGTTACTTAATTCTCTACCACCATTCATTACATTATCGTAAACTTGTTTTTGCGCACTTGATTGCTTCTTGTATATTCGACATAGAACCCAATCATCCAACTGcacaaaaacataacaacaaaatttaattatacgttacaaaaaaaatatataagctatagtattaatttttacattttctttgtaTTTACCTTGGAGCTTCCGTTTTTACGAGAAGGTTCAATGAGACGATACTCATGCATGATCCAATTGGTTTTAGTGCCTTTAGGAGCTTTTCCGATGTAAAACACCAAAGCTTTTTTAATACCAACTCTTTGTCCTTCCGTCGATATTATTTTATCCGTACCCGTAGCCTTCCAATAACCCGATCCAGCAACCCGATTTGGTCTTGACCCGTTTGGATATTTTCTATCCCTCGGACTAAAAAAATACCATTCTTTTTCTCCAAACAGTGCCTTATCTATAAAattgacaaaacaataaaacatacACACCAAGAAAATTATGAGTCTCtgataagaaaatatataataaacattgaagaagaagggttGAAATCGTATAACTTACTTGGTAAAACCCATGGATCGAATTTGTAAAGATCGATCTCGGCGATGAGCTGAAGAGAGAAATCGTAACCGGCTGCTTTCTTACAGAGATATTGAACCATCAGCTCTTCGTCGGTCGGGTAAAACCGGAAACCAGGTGGTAAACTCAGTTGGGTTAACGGGTCGGTTTCTTGCATacccattttgttttttggtttcgtCGTCTGTCTATGTGTTTCTTTGATATTTATTAACAATAATGTTTGGGTCTTTGTGTAGCtgcttctctatatatatcaatacaTGGATGATGATAAGAGTATTGTTGTATAGGTGAATCCACCGCCGTTAATTAACGTGTGTACTGAAACTGGGACCCACTTTTGTGTTTATCTCTAAAACACTTTTGTGAGTTCTGACACGTGTGTCAGTTAGATCGTCGTGATTTATGCAATCCCTTGAGAGAGTTCATTGAACCTACGTTAGTTCATTTGGCTCTTCCtcgtactatttttttttattattattcttttaaaaaactaaaaaacatcTATTAAATTACTCTGGTCCGCTATTTTTTGAActaaattttacaataaaaaaaaagatttggataATGGATTGATATtaggatataaaaaaaatcaaatttttcaaaaattgctaATTTGATGTTTTGAGTGACATGTAGTGTAGCACATGACTTATTAATTTGAAtgatgtaaaataaaaaatgtgattttggatataccttttatatataatttaaaatattttcattaaaaaggatatttttaaacttaataCTCGTAGTAGTAAACATTAGTAATCAGGCATGCATCTAAAGATTCGAAGCcaaaaatatattgactttCTTTGGTCCGATTAATCAAAATTGAACCGTCCATTTTATTTCATTCGTCTATATGTACGTAGGGGGCCTGAAATTTAAGAACGAGAGGAAGACAAAAATGGTAGCGAAATGATTGAACAGTAACTAACTAACTATGACGATATATGTGAATAGTGCCGGCCCTGACCTAAAGCCCGTAAAGCAAATGTTTTAAGCGGCAGATTATATTAATAAGGGGtatcaattttcaaaaacttgtgGTGGTACAGTGGTTGGGTATGCTTTTATTCTCTGTTAAAAGTTCGAACTTTTGTATAacagtttttgtaactttttttttctaatgtttgttaatgggaaaaaaaaatatttttgcttTAGGCAGCAAAATTGGTTGGACCGGCACTGTATGTGAACTTAGTAAGGGGAGAGAGATATTTTTAAATCTTCACGTGTTTTTTGTTGACGCGTTTCTTTGAAATGTATATTTGCCAAAtgttgttaaaagaaaaaacaaagacagGACAGATGTAATGGATTGATTGGTTTAAAGGGAAAAAGGCGAGGTTGAAAGCAAAGGAAGACAAAAGGAAACTGTTCAATGCATCTTAAGGGTTACACAACATGGAAAGCGTTTTCCATACGGACAAAACTGCATACATGACGACACGTGTCCACGTGTCTATCGCACAAGTTAGgcctgtttttatttttcttgtcatttGTCAAAAATATAGCGATCGACGAAGGAGAATGCACGAACTTGATTTTGACTAacgattttattttttcaagtcAATACTATAAAAACAGGATCACCTCATTCTTAATACtaaaacatcaattaaaattattaaccgataaaattataatagataataCAAATTACTTTTTCCTTTGCCACGTCACATAATTGTCTCGATTCGTTGTTTTTCTCatactttaaatttattattaccCAAAACTtacaaaccaataaaaaccCATGAAAAGTCTAAGAAAAAGGATAAACTCCAAATGAATACACGCATCTCGTAAAGTCGAAATTGTTTCTCTTCTGCACATATTTTACTGAGATTCCGACGTTGCCACGATGAAACaacccaacccgtttttttaatagcaacatataattaaacatcccatactacttaactaaaccaaccaaaccataATTCaccattaaaccaacaacaaccaaatatGCACAgcagaaacataccaataatacagaACCAgcatatcatcaatacaataacgttcctaaccattctatccaacaaacctagcataactctatccaaggttctaacataaactatataaccaacaaaacacaaacgagaccctcgatcatcctcctcctcatcaccatgattccacgccacatacctgcacaccacaaacaacaattgagatgcgtaagtatatcataaataattagggagacaatcctcccatctactgggctatacacacaagcaactgagattccaatgttatgCAACACAAACGacacaacaaaccaaaacaaacaacacaacaaacaaggaaaacaagCGTCGAaaaatggtgtcgatcgacactaactCCTAATTGGTGTCGGCCGACACCCACCTGGTTTCAATCGACACCGACTCCGTAGACACATTCCGCACGAAGCCGATCATCAAATCTCTGATTCTAACcatctccaatccgtcccaaactctccaaaaagcttcaggaacctatagaaaccataacacaaccaacccaaataagaaaacaccacaaacaacatagaacaagcaaaacaaaagagatctcagacttagatcagccatggtcatgcactcacctcttttgcagagAGTTTAGACCCTAAACGACAAAACCAGctccttaggaagcttctccttttcTCCAAACAAGTCAAGGATCTCCCCCAAAATCCACCAAACTCTCAATTGctcccctctctcttttcctctctaAAAGCGGTGACCAACAACCCAACTCACGACCCTAGGTCGATCTTTCCATTAAATACTCGGGTTGGGGATTCTATTTAAgccaaaccgacccaaatcgaCAATTTAAAACAACCTGGTCGAACcaaaattgatggtgtcgatcgacactcctcttggtgtcgatcgacacccactcccaaaatccccaatttggttcgcggatgttataattctcccccTCCAACAAAGAGGatcaccttccttaatgggcctcacgtccactcactaggcccgtgagtcCATCTCTAtctgacggccggtttgctatgtTCGGGAGGTTTTAAATACttgttatcgtccctacaaatcaccacatgatctttccctgtgttttgtcctcactcgcacagatccgaaaatcactttccggaaggtcacccatcctgagactactccagctcaagcacccttaactctggagttcgcTCAGGACCCTTGACAGAAAAGATAAGtccactttggtgacataggtggccaaatcaattcttttaaacctttccgcaagtctctgaaaccgggatAGACGTTCTATTTCCCCCGAGAACTATGACATCGTATTAGATCTACCCAGAACTTCAACCTCTTTCTATGTCTCCTCGAATCAATAGTTCTAATCCTATTTCACCCCGaatcaataattttattgttatttctCCACAAATTTGGATTTAATCGGTTTACaaactaaaccaataaaaaaccaCTTAAACCGGTACGAAATCAATTATATCAAACTTTCTTTTGAAGTAGAGAgttttataatcaaaactaacaaaataaaaattgaaatgacAATGGTTCATCCCCTTCTCCGTCTTCTTCACTCTTCCCCTTCTTATTCCATTCCAGAATTAAATGAGCTGCAAATTCAAATCCTATCAAAAATCTTAAGTATTCGACATTTCAAAGTTTCATActcaaatgaaaaaaagaaaatcaaactaACTGTACATGAATTCTCCAATTCCCATAACAAAGATATTGCCTCAAATTTATCATCTTCAAAAAAACATTCACTTCGACATGAACAAAGATATAACCGGACGCATATTAGACAGAGCCTGACTAAATTCTCTAACCACCGCCGGGACATCAATTTTAATGTCAAGCTGAGCAAATCCGTGTACCCAAGATTCGTAACTCGCCTTCTTCGAATTACGATATTCCCAATCCGTGTACTCGATTGTAGATTGGGAAGAAGATGACTGCGATCGATCTTCTAACAAGAGTTGACTCCATCTGGGATATGTGGGGTTATCTCGATTCAGGTTTAATCAAAGCCCTNttccttaatgggcctcacgtccactcactaggcccgtgagtcCATCTCTAtctgacggccggtttgctatgtTCGGGAGGTTTTAAATACttgttatcgtccctacaaatcaccacatgatctttccctgtgttttgtcctcactcgcacagttccgaaaatcactttccggaaggtcacccatcctgagactactccagctcaagcacccttaactctggagttcgcTCAGGACCCTTGACAGAAAAGATAAGtccactttggtgacataggtggccaaatcaattcttttaaacctttccgcaagtctctgaaaccgggatAGACGTTCTATTTCCCCCGAGAACTATGACATCGTATTAGATCTACCCAGAACTTCAACCTCTTTCTATGTCTCCTCGAATCAATAGTTCTAATCCTATTTCACCCCGaatcaataattttattgttatttctCCACAAATTTGGATTTAATCGGTTTACaaactaaaccaataaaaaaccaCTTAAACCGGTACGAAATCAATTATATCAAACTTTCTTTTGAAGTAGAGAgttttataatcaaaactaacaaaataaaaattgaaatgacAATGGTTCATCCCCTTCTCCGTCTTCTTCACTCTTCCCCTTCTTATTCCATTCCAGAATTAAATGAGCTGCAAATTCAAATCCTATCAAAAATCTTAAGTATTCGACATTTCAAAGTTTCATActcaaatgaaaaaaagaaaatcaaactaACTGTACATGAATTCTCCAATTCCCATAACAAAGATATTGCCTCAAATTTATCATCTTCAAAAAAACATTCACTTCGACATGAACAAAGATATAACCGGACGCATATTAGACAGAGCCTGACTAAATTCTCTAACCACCGCCGGGACATCAATTTTAATGTCAAGCTGAGCAAATCCGTGTACCCAAGATTCGTAACTCGCCTTCTTCGAATTACGATATTCCCAATCCGTGTACTCGATTGTAGATTGGGAAGAAGATGACTGCGATCGATCTTCTAACAAGAGTTGACTCCATCTGGGATATGTGGGGTTATCTCGATTCAGGTTTAATCAAAGCCCTAGGAGATCCAATTATGAAGCAGACAAATCGAAGATGaggaataagaaaaagagagaacacTGTAAAAATGATCTATAGCCACTGTATCGGAGCCTACATCACCAGTCACCAACAATGGAATTATGGAAGAAAGAAAgccaaagaaagaagagaggaagaagaccatcgtgaagagaggaagaagaagccatcgtgatcctttttttttttaattattcagtctattaatttaaatgttCTGAGTTTATATTAGGTTTAATCcggtttaatgtttttgttagttggttggaaaaattataatccaataataaatcgTATAAACCCATATTAATGGGGAAATAGATGTGAACTTTGAAATCGAGGGAGAAATAGCAATAAAACTAGTCTTGGGCGTTCGGCAGAAACCGGATAAACCGAACCAAGTAAACCGACTTTTTTGGTTATCGGCACCGAACAAGAGAAGAACCTTGAACCGATcggcgattttttttttgataatttggtttctgattcggttcggttcggcaAGGTGAAACCGATCGGTTGTTCggttttttcttcatcttccttcttcaccGTTCTTCTTTTCCTTACCCAGTCCgttactctctgttttttcgTCATGCAGCCGCATGAAACAGACATGAGGGAGACAAtcaacaaaaaccctaactAATAGTTAATATGGCTGGGCTTggaacttaaaattttatacaaacaaTCGAAAGCCCAACCCATATTATTATAAGGGAATTTGATTAGAAATGCCACTTTCTAAACAAAAGTTTTGGAAAATGCCActttctaacttttattttcaaaactaacattttcaattttgtgccatatttgaaaaagataaaaatacccttttattAAATCATTGATCTTAACTTCTACAATTAAGGTTctgaaaataaatcaagattGACATTAATTGTTTGTAAACATGTTAGTTCATCATTCTGCAACAATCTGGTGGACAAAAATTTTGGTTGTTGTATCTGGTCTTCCGGAATTGCAGATATGCATTGTGGACATTGTTTTCTGTTAGCAGTGGACACGAATCTTCATACTAAATGTTGGCTATGGTGCACTCAAGAGATGAAGAACTCCTCCTCGTCACCTCTAAATTACTTTCCAGAATCTGAAAATTTGGGTAAGAAGAGAACAGAACAATGGCGCCCGCGCATATGGTTGTGATGTCCGTCTCTTGCTCTCACGCATTTACGGATATGAATTGGATTTTTCATACTCCCATCAATTAAAGAATTTTGTCTATGgttttataggtttttttttggtgttgttgaAATGCAGAAGCAGCATCTAAGCATCAGATGTGCTCGTGTTGGTGGTGTGGAAATTTTGGGTAATAAGAGAATTGATTACTCCAGTACATTCATGGGAATGGTGGCTGACCTTGGGAGACATTGAAGTGTATAAGCCAAGTGGCCACCCCTAGACCATAAGGAAAGGTTCCAAAAAAGTTATTCACACTCACGTGGAAGACCTTCAAGTTCAAGGACGTGAGGTTTGAAAGAGATTCATGTTGGGAAGAAGAGGCTTCTCCACATAACCATTTGAATCGCACTGAACTCCTGTCCAATGACAATTAACAGATGTAGTAAATGTTGTGGCATTCTCAGGTTTCTTCCAATCTCTTGAAGGATAATACAAGTCTGACTTGATAGCCAACAAGGTCTCTTGTTCATAACCTTGAAATGtttcagaagaaacaaaagcagaaaagaaaaaaaccagtGTAAgataagaggaagaaaaagtaaTGCATCGccatttttcttctcttctaatTCTTCAGTTTTGGCTAATCTTACGACATTATTTGTACAACAGAGATTGAACGCACCCGATCAAAGTTGATAATAAGAGATTGGAAACCAAAGCTGGAATAACAATGATTAATCAGAatcttactttattttaatcgtcttctcc
Coding sequences within:
- the LOC104742789 gene encoding NAC domain-containing protein 19 isoform X2 — translated: MGMQETDPLTQLSLPPGFRFYPTDEELMVQYLCKKAAGYDFSLQLIAEIDLYKFDPWVLPNKALFGEKEWYFFSPRDRKYPNGSRPNRVAGSGYWKATGTDKIISTEGQRVGIKKALVFYIGKAPKGTKTNWIMHEYRLIEPSRKNGSSKLDDWVLCRIYKKQSSAQKQVYDNVMNGGRELSNNGTSSTTSSSSHFEDVLDSFHHEIDNTNFQFSNQNQFSTLRPDFTEEKTGFNGLADTPSFDWGGFTGNVEHNSVPELGMSHVVPSLEYNCGYLKTEEEVESSHGFNNSVGFGYSGQVGGFGFNSVGFGYSGQVGGFGFM
- the LOC104742789 gene encoding NAC domain-containing protein 19 isoform X1; this encodes MGMQETDPLTQLSLPPGFRFYPTDEELMVQYLCKKAAGYDFSLQLIAEIDLYKFDPWVLPNKALFGEKEWYFFSPRDRKYPNGSRPNRVAGSGYWKATGTDKIISTEGQRVGIKKALVFYIGKAPKGTKTNWIMHEYRLIEPSRKNGSSKLDDWVLCRIYKKQSSAQKQVYDNVMNGGRELSNNGTSSTTSSSSHFEDVLDSFHHEIDNTNFQFSNQNQFSTLRPDFTEEKTGFNGLADTPSFDWGGFTGNVEHNSVPELGMSHVVPSLEYNCGYLKTEEEVESSHGFNNSVGFGYSGQVGGFGFM